TCTAAATAAAAGTTATCCAGTAGTTTTACTTGTGAGGGGATAAGCGCTGTTCCGGCAGTATCAACCCCATCAATGCGCTCGCCTTCGATATCATCTTCACCCTCATAACTAAAATCAACATGGTCAAAGACGATATGACCATCGGTAACTTTTAGATTAGAAGCGTTAGGCGCATCAACGATAGTCTGCGGTGCAGATAAGGTACGCATACCGTCTTGGGCGGTACCAATGCTCTCAAACAAGCTTGCTGTTTGCCACATAATCCACTGCGTTAAACCGTTTAATCGTAATGCCATTGCGGTTGCTGCGGCAATAGCCCCAACGCCAATATCGCCTTGTTGCCATAAATAGATACCAATCCCAGCCGTACTACTCACTAAAATGACGCTGATCAGATGGGTTGAGATCTCTAAATAGCTGACCCAGCGCATTTGCGCATGAACCGTTCCTAAAAACTGACCCATAGCGTTCTTAGCATAACCCAGCTCACGGCGCGAATGACTGAACAATTTAACGGTCATAATATTGGCGTAAGCGTCAGTGATACGGCCAACCATCAACGCGCGGGCATCAGCCTGTACGATAGCAGTCCGTTTAAGCTTGGGAATAAAGAAACGTAAAGTAAAGCCAACGAGTACAAACCAGATGATAAATGGGATTAATAATAAGCTGTCTAAGTTAAATAAGATGACACCAGTGGTAATAAAATAAACGATCACATACATAAACATATCAGTGACCGTCATCACCGTATCGCGTACGGCTAGTGCGGTTTGCATTACCTTGGCAGAAACTCGACCAGAAAACTCATCTTGATAAAACTGCATCGACTGCCCGAGCATATGCTGATGAAAACGCCAGCGCATTTGCATCGGGAACACGCCCTGAATCGACTGAAAATGAATAAACGACGATAAGGCAATCCAAAACGGACTCAGTAGCATTACCGCTAGCATCAAAAGGAGCACGTCGCCTTTTTCAGTCCATAGCGTTTGCGGCGTATAGATACCTAGCCAGTCAACTATATTACCAATCCATGCAAATAGCATCGCTTCATAAATGCCGATACCCGCGGACAAAATCATAAAAAACAGTAGCCAGCCACGTAAACCTTTGGTACATGCCCACAAAAATCTCAACAGCCCTTGACGAGGTGAGGGTAATGGCATAGGAGTATCAGGAAAGGCGGGTAGACGATTTTCAAAAAAACGGAATAGAGCATTCATAGGCAAAAATGATACGCCAAGATAAACGATATTAAACGTCATCTTGGGCACTTACTTGTGTTATTGGGATTGCGCACTATTTTAGCAAAACTTCAGAGTTACACCTGCATGCTAATTGTAATTTGAACGCTACAGGTCGTATTTGGTATTAACTATTAAAAACCACTATAAATAGATTGCTGTACAAAAAATATTTTGTTACCTTCCCCTATTTCGTTTTATTCAATGGGGTATATTCTCTATTAATAATCATTGGCTTATCTAAAAATCAAACGCTTAAAAATGACTATATCAAGATTCTCAGCACTGGCATACAAACAATAAACCCGCAAAATTTCGATTTAAAAAGGTAGAAGCTAATGATTTATTTAACGATTGCAGTGCTATGTAGTGTCGCTGTTTCCGTTCTGCTCAAAGTATTGCGACAAAAGAACATAGATATTCGCCAGACGATCGTTGCTGGTTATCCAGTCGCCTTTTTACTGACTTTTATCTTATTAAAACCAGATGTGAGTAGTGTTAATACACTTGGCGCTGCATGGGGCATTATTATCGCTCTTGGTGTGCTGTTGCCCGCCGTATTTGTAATGCTTGGACGTGCCATTGAAGCCGTTGGAATGGTGGCAACCGATGCAGCTCAGCGTTTATCATTGATTATTCCTATTGTTGCCGCCTTTTTATTATTTGGTGAGATTTTGACTGGCACGCGCATATTTGGGCTAGCTTTAGGATTTTTGGCACTAGGAGCCTTGGTTTATCGTCCGCAGCAAGCTGTCATTGCTAATACCAGTGGCAATACTACTACTAGTGGCAATAACACCAATAGTATAAGTATGGCAGCTACTGAGACTGCCAATAAAAATCCTGTACTCAAAACACCCCTATGGTTGTTTGGGGTGTGGGCAGGTTATGGCATCATTGATATTTTGTTCAAACAAGTTGCCAAGCAAGGCACGGCATTTCCCTTGACTTTGTTTGTCAGTTTTGGACTTGCAGGGTTGTTGTTGTTTATTTATTTGCTCATCACTCATATACGATGGCAAGGTAATGCACTTGTCGCAGGATTACTGCTTGGTGCGCTCAACATGGGTAATATTTATGCATATGTGCGTGCACATCAAGTATTGTCTGACTCACCAAGTATCGTATTCACAGGTATGAACGTTGGAGTCATCGCAGTGGCGACTATCATTGGAGTAGGTGTCTTTAAAGAATCTCTTAATCGTATCAATATGCTGGGATTGTTGTTAGCAGTAAGCGCTGTGGCAGTACTGTTCTTAGCTTAGACAACGAGACAATGTAAATTTCACGAGCAATTTAACATTTATAATAGGAATAGAAGGTTAAGTTTGTATATGCTGATACCAGTATATATAATAAAGCATAGTGATATCATATATAAATCCAACAACTGTTCTTAAAAATCACTAATTCTTAACTTATTCAATGTAGGCACATAGTATGTCCTATGGTAAAGTTACTTATAGTTAGATCGTATGCAAGTTGTCATATAGCGCATAAGGTGTCACAGTAAAATTGATACTTATTAATAATTAGAGGATGCACACTTAATGGAATATCAAAAGCAATCACAACGGATAAAAGACGGCTCAGGATTTATCGCGGCACTCGACCAAAGTGGTGGAAGCACGCCTAAGGCACTTGAGAATTATGGTGTGAGTGGGGATGAGTACGATAATGACGAAGCCATGTTTGATCTTGTACATGAGATGCGTGTACGGATTATGACTTGCGACTGCTTTGATAGCGAGCGTGTTCTTGGGGCGATTTTGTTCGAAGATACGATGGATCGTGAGGTCAATGGTAAGCCTACGGCTAACTATCTATGGGAAGATAAAAATATCGTGCCTTTTTTAAAGGTGGATAAAGGCTTAGCAGAACAAATGAGTGGCGTACAAGTGATGCGTCCAATACCTAATTTAGATGCATTATTAGATAAAGCCCAAAATTACCCAGTGTTTGGCACTAAAATGCGTTCAGTGATTTATGAGCCAAGTGTCGATGGTATTGAGCTTGTCGTCCAGCAGCAGTTTGATGTGGCTAAGCAAATTATCTCTAAAGGTTTTATGCCTATCGTTGAGCCAGAAGTAGATATCAATAGTGATAAGAAGCACGAATGCGAGCTACTGCTTAAAACCAATCTATTACATAACCTTGAGCGCTTGGCTGATGATAAGCAAGTGATGCTTAAGCTGACTTTACCTGAAGAATCTGGTTTTTACCAAGAGTTGATTGATCATCCAAAAGTATTAAAAGTCGTTGCATTGTCTGGCGGTTATAGCCGTAGCGATGCTTGCGAAAAGCTTAAGCAAAACCCAGGTATGATTGCCAGTTTCTCACGCGCGTTTACCGAAGGTTTGAGTAAACAGCAAAGCGATAAAGAGTTTGCTGATACGATTAATACCTCAATCGATGAGATTTATAAAGCGTCGAAGGTTTAATCGAACCACTTTTCCTACATGCTAACGTAAAAAAGCTTGAACCTAACAATTAGGTTCAAGCTTTTTATTTTAACTAGATTTTAGTAAATGAATAGCTATATCTCTTTATACAACTGACGGCCTTCACTATGATGTTTTTCGGTCATCTCTGCCATACCTTTACTTCCTCGGCACTGGCTTTGCCAACTTGCTCGACCAGCTCAGTTTCTACTTCTTTAATCAGATGACCAGCATTGGTTAAGTCGCCCGTTTAAGGCGTTACCTTTTTATTAGCGGCATCTTTATCCAGTCCCGCTGCATATTCCCGCACGTTTTGAGTGATTTTCATCGAGCAAAATTTTGGGCCACACATTGAGCAAAAGTGGGCGGATTTGTGCGCATCTTTTGGCAAAGTTTCATCATGATATTCACGCGCGGTATCAGGGTCGAGGGCTAGATTAAACTGATCATCCCAGCGGAACTCAAAACGAGCTTTGGACAAAGCGTTATCACGTGCCTGCGCACCTGGATGACCTTTGGCAAGATCGGCAGCGTGAGCGGCAATCTTATAAGTGATGATGCCGTCTTTGACATCCTTTTTATTGGGCAGACCTAGATGCTCTTTTGGCGTGACATAACAAAGCATGGCGGTGCCGAACCAGCCAATCATCGCTGCTCCGATGGCACTGGTGATATGGTCATAACCCGGTGCAATATCGGTCGTTAATGGCCCTAACGTATAAAATGGCGCGTCCGCACACAGCTCAAGCTGCAAATCCATATTTTCTTTAATACGGTTCATCGCGACGTGACCCGGTCCTTCAACCATGACCTGCACATCATGCTCCCATGCTACTTTGGTCAGCTCACCTAACGTTTTAAGTTCACTGAATTGCGCTTCATCATTGGCATCTTGTAAGCAACCAGGACGCAGACCATCACCCAAACTAAAGGCGACATCATAGGCTTTCATAATCTCACAGATATCTTCAAAGTAAGTGTACAAAAAGCTTTCTTGTTGGTGCGCCATGCACCACTGCGCCATGATTGAGCCACCACGTGACACAATGCCTGTAAGGCGTTCGGCAGTCATCGGTACATAATCGAGCAGTACACCTGCATGAATAGTGAAATAATCCACGCCTTGCTCTGCTTGTTCAATCAAGGTGTCGCGGAATATCTCCCATGTTAAATCTTCAGCGACGCCATCGACTTTTTCTAGCGCTTGATAAATAGGGACCGTACCAATCGGCACTGGTGAGTTACGAATTAGCCATTCACGGGTTTCATGAATATGATTGCCGGTCGATAAATCCATAATGTTGTCTGCGCCCCAACGTGTTGCCCACGTCATTTTTGACACTTCTTCGTCAATAGAGGAGCCGAGTGCTGAGTTACCGATATTGGCGTTAATTTTTACTAGGAAATTGCGTCCGATAATCATCGGCTCAGATTCAGGGTGATTGATGTTATTAGGGATAATTGCGCGTCCAGCGGCAACTTCATCACGTACAAATTCAGGGGTGATAATTTTCGGCGTATTAGCACCGAAGCTCTCACCATCATGTTGACGCATATCAGTCAACTCGTGCTGCTTTTGCGTCTCACGAATGGCGATATACTCCATTTCAGGGGTGATAATGCCGCGACGAGCATAGTACATTTGCGTGACATTTTTGCCTGTTTTTGCACGGCGAGGTTTATCAATGTGGGCAAATCGTAAGTTGGCAGTGCTAATATCACGGGCGCGCGTTTGTCCATACTGACTTGATAGACCTTTTAACTGCTCGGTATCTCCGCGCTCGTTTATCCAGCCTTCACGTAATTTTGGCAATCCTTTGGTGAGGTCAATCTCAACATTGGGATCAGTATAAACACCTGATGTGTCATAGACATAAAACGGTGGGTTTTGCTCCCATTCGTTCTCAGAAATGCCTTGCACAGGGGTTGGATCAAGCGTTATTTCGCGCATCGGTACTTGAATATCGGGTCTTGAGCCTTCGATATAAATTTTACGGGAGGCGGGCAAGATACGGTGTAAGTCGCGGGCATCTTCTTCAAAGCGCGCGTCTGTTTGATGGCGATGGGCAGGTGTTTT
The nucleotide sequence above comes from Psychrobacter sp. P2G3. Encoded proteins:
- a CDS encoding fructose bisphosphate aldolase; this translates as MEYQKQSQRIKDGSGFIAALDQSGGSTPKALENYGVSGDEYDNDEAMFDLVHEMRVRIMTCDCFDSERVLGAILFEDTMDREVNGKPTANYLWEDKNIVPFLKVDKGLAEQMSGVQVMRPIPNLDALLDKAQNYPVFGTKMRSVIYEPSVDGIELVVQQQFDVAKQIISKGFMPIVEPEVDINSDKKHECELLLKTNLLHNLERLADDKQVMLKLTLPEESGFYQELIDHPKVLKVVALSGGYSRSDACEKLKQNPGMIASFSRAFTEGLSKQQSDKEFADTINTSIDEIYKASKV
- a CDS encoding ABC transporter ATP-binding protein yields the protein MNALFRFFENRLPAFPDTPMPLPSPRQGLLRFLWACTKGLRGWLLFFMILSAGIGIYEAMLFAWIGNIVDWLGIYTPQTLWTEKGDVLLLMLAVMLLSPFWIALSSFIHFQSIQGVFPMQMRWRFHQHMLGQSMQFYQDEFSGRVSAKVMQTALAVRDTVMTVTDMFMYVIVYFITTGVILFNLDSLLLIPFIIWFVLVGFTLRFFIPKLKRTAIVQADARALMVGRITDAYANIMTVKLFSHSRRELGYAKNAMGQFLGTVHAQMRWVSYLEISTHLISVILVSSTAGIGIYLWQQGDIGVGAIAAATAMALRLNGLTQWIMWQTASLFESIGTAQDGMRTLSAPQTIVDAPNASNLKVTDGHIVFDHVDFSYEGEDDIEGERIDGVDTAGTALIPSQVKLLDNFYLDIKPGEKIGLVGRSGAGKSTLVNLLLRFFDVDKGKIYIDGQAIDEVTQESLRQQIGMVTQDTSLLHRTVRENIAYGRPDASDEEIILATKQAQAWEFIKDLYDDKGNTGLDTQVGERGVKLSGGQRQRIAISRVMLKNAPILLLDEATSALDSEIEYAITESLNDIMTGKTVIAIAHRLSTIAALDRLVVMDKGQIIEQGSHDELLALNGVYAGLWQRQSGGFLGENS
- the thiC gene encoding phosphomethylpyrimidine synthase ThiC, which translates into the protein MTISDITSNTKAAQTHIPANASLNATDSKADKKADALKTPAHRHQTDARFEEDARDLHRILPASRKIYIEGSRPDIQVPMREITLDPTPVQGISENEWEQNPPFYVYDTSGVYTDPNVEIDLTKGLPKLREGWINERGDTEQLKGLSSQYGQTRARDISTANLRFAHIDKPRRAKTGKNVTQMYYARRGIITPEMEYIAIRETQKQHELTDMRQHDGESFGANTPKIITPEFVRDEVAAGRAIIPNNINHPESEPMIIGRNFLVKINANIGNSALGSSIDEEVSKMTWATRWGADNIMDLSTGNHIHETREWLIRNSPVPIGTVPIYQALEKVDGVAEDLTWEIFRDTLIEQAEQGVDYFTIHAGVLLDYVPMTAERLTGIVSRGGSIMAQWCMAHQQESFLYTYFEDICEIMKAYDVAFSLGDGLRPGCLQDANDEAQFSELKTLGELTKVAWEHDVQVMVEGPGHVAMNRIKENMDLQLELCADAPFYTLGPLTTDIAPGYDHITSAIGAAMIGWFGTAMLCYVTPKEHLGLPNKKDVKDGIITYKIAAHAADLAKGHPGAQARDNALSKARFEFRWDDQFNLALDPDTAREYHDETLPKDAHKSAHFCSMCGPKFCSMKITQNVREYAAGLDKDAANKKVTP